tttttcttatacagtgatattatatcattgaattcaaatttaatactatccattatatagtggcccacttgtaacctactgtacagcagagcgacatccacttacccacctttttttatattcaattttatatttataattattaatgaaattaataacgaGACGACAACGAACGGTAcgttgattaatgattatatatttatatataataattttgaatttgcaataataaattataataatataatatattattacaaatctaGTTCCATAAGTATCCACTAAGACAGCGCTAGTATTGCTAGAAGGACAAAAAACCCCCGTACTCCGCCCAACCTATATTATTTCGTGGTCAAAGTCCCCACACCCTCCAACCTTGTCGTATCCGGTCCAGTACACCGACTCATTAatcaaatgataaataaacGACGGGATTCTATTCCCATAAATTAatcgataatattttactacaatagtacaatcgaatgttgtaaaaaactACCGACGTATCAGTtagataatttgtttatattttataccagtgatttatattaacctttattttttatattccagACGACTGTCGACTACCCACACCTGCCAAAATAGTCAATAGCCCTTGGTCGAATCAATAAGCCTTagatgatattctataaaaaaaaaaaaggagacGTGGCCCATATAATACTGGTGGGGGGTATGTCCATCGTATACATATCGTATGGGtaacatttgttatttttgtcagtatagtttgatatttttttagttgattaGTTGCTATCGAAGAAACAAAAGCCATAATACTAGATAAACATTACAATCATTTAGGCTTAGCACTTATCTACTGTGGACTGTTTTTCCTAGGACATATTCTTTACTCCCGACTTTTTTTTACCGCGATTCATAgttgtatagactatagtgatAAATGAAGTACGGCCGtactcatttttaaaatcaataattcataaattataacttataggtatcaAAGTGTGGACacattttgttttagaaaattaCTCGATATATCTCTTTATTAAAGCTTTTTTTAACAAAAGCACTTTAATTTTaagagataaataaaaaaaacctatttttgTGACCCTTgtctttgaataaaaaatgtatcagcaGTATGATCGAtggggaattttgagattttaatTGTGATAACTGATGAGGTAGGTATCTAAGATGTGTAccaatttattttgagctgtatgcaaattatttcgaaatgaacatatttttttgtcttttttgaccggactaaaaattatttttacaagactgtacatacttattttctacatttatttatcttttatttaaaatttatatatattttataacgcaaaacataatattgtggtaCATCACCCCCCACCACATGCAATATGAATTATGTTTCTTATACAATCTATTCATATTAACCTTAACCCCACCATTGTTCTATACCATCGTCCATCGTTATCCACTCAAACTGGTTTGAACTTTGGaagcaacataataatatgttatctgcAATTTATACAGTACAAAATAGTTGTTCTAGGTTTTGACATGACGTCAATGCCGAGTTTCCTAATGAATTCTAATTTTGCACCTTTGtaatgtgtatttgtgtgttgagtaatttagtttttattattttgtaggtattcgtagcatctggccatagtattatttcgttattttttgtttttaaattagctGACTAGTGACCAAATAcagatcaattatttattaacacatattatttttagtttaatttaagaacatcaaattttttttaataatgttctccacaaaatatttatacatactttttGCTTTATTAATGCCGTGTATAGCCTTTGAATCTTTAGATTTAAAGTGTGAAGTGTGTTGTCGTCTTGTCGAAGAAATACAACGCAATGTTAGTTCGGTGGAAGCAGCGAACATTGTGCAAGTTTCTAATTTTCGATTGGATGGCAATGGTGATCAAATAAAACAGACTGTTCCATTAGCACGGACGCAGTTATACTTAACAGAGGTAATGGATTCTGTATGTGAAAAGATGAATGATTATGTACGTGCTACATATAAGAAAAATGGTACGTTGACAGTTATGCCATTGATACTAGATGGAAAAATGAACCCGTTGATGAGTGAGGTGGATGTGGTTCAAGACTCTGATCTGAACAAAAGCTTACAATATTTTTGCGAAGAGATTGTCGATGATATTGAAGAAGatctcataaatattattaagtctgAAGATGATGACCA
This portion of the Acyrthosiphon pisum isolate AL4f chromosome A1, pea_aphid_22Mar2018_4r6ur, whole genome shotgun sequence genome encodes:
- the LOC100569501 gene encoding protein canopy-1-like precursor; this encodes MFSTKYLYILFALLMPCIAFESLDLKCEVCCRLVEEIQRNVSSVEAANIVQVSNFRLDGNGDQIKQTVPLARTQLYLTEVMDSVCEKMNDYVRATYKKNGTLTVMPLILDGKMNPLMSEVDVVQDSDLNKSLQYFCEEIVDDIEEDLINIIKSEDDDHLVHSICTNVMHLCPIKNNKVEL